The following is a genomic window from Dryobates pubescens isolate bDryPub1 chromosome 5, bDryPub1.pri, whole genome shotgun sequence.
AGAAGCCCCCTTGCAGACAAGGTACTACTGTCTCAAACTTTTCTTCtttatggaatagaatagaattaaccaggttggaaaagaccttgacacaagtccaaccgatcatccaacaccgtctaatcaactgaactatggcaccaagcacccaatccagtcttttcctaaacacctccagcaacgatgactccaccacctccctgggcagcccattccaatggccagtcactctgtgaagaacttcttcctaacatccagcctaaacctcccctggtgcagcttgagactgtgtcctcttgttctgttcacaggttgcctgggagaagagaccaacccccacctggctacaacctcccttcaggtagttgtagactaaCTGAAAACAGACATCTGAAAGCTTTTCCCCACTGGAATTCTCAGTGCCCATAGGCAGGAACAAGTCATCAGTGGTGAgaaagctggctgctgccaatATCCCTGCTGCCTCTAGAATCCCCCATCTCAACAGAACTGATCCTGGCATCGACTGTTACAAGTATCTTGAAAACAGCATTATACCTCTTAAAATCATATGGATCATATGAATTGTACAGAGaggaaatatatatattatgGCATATTTTAAATGTCAAAACAATGCTGTTGCTCATTTTGGCATGTCTTATGCCTGACTTTAAAGAGCTAGCAGTCTTTCCCAACAGGTATTATTTAATaggcaggaaagagaaaaatgaacatAGATATTTAAGAACATACCTGGAAAATAGGGAATTCTTTTTCCACCCAGTTTGTAAGCAACGCCAATTTTAATTTCATCAAGGACATCGAGAATATCCAGTTTTGTTAACGCCAAGCTGTACAGAAAAACATCAGTTACCCACTTGATGAATCTCCTCTTTAATACTTTCTACCTCCTTTTACAATTTTCCTTCCTAGTTCTAAATTCATGAATCCAGCTCAGGCTACCCAGCAAGTGAAAATACACAAATATATTAAACTCTGAACACTGTTGAGTGAATTCATGCTTCTGTGATGAATATGCAACTGAGTTACTTAAACATATTTCCAAATGCTTGGCTGCTCAGAGGTGCAGTGTTTGCTCAATGCATGAAAATGGAAGCTATGGAAAGTGGCACTTACTGTGTTTTTGTTGCTGCTACTCCTACTAAATAAAACTCTTAAAAACAGACTTCAAAAGCATAATCTGACCACTAAAATCACATATAGAATTCAGTAGGAAGGACCCCAGGCTGAATTtcagtgcctgtgctgtgctatcAGGGCAGTGAGATTAAGTAAACCTTTTCATGTTGTGAATGAATACAATGGAACACAAAAATGGAATACCAAGGTGGCATCATAGTATTCAATGACCAGAAAACACCCAGCATTTTAAAACTAGTCAAATTCTCTGGGAACAGTATGCCAGACCTGCTTGGTAGAAATAAAAGCAGTTCAGCATTTAGACATGCATTGTACACAACAATCCATGGTGTATGTGCCAAGTATATGATGAATGCAATGCTTAAATGAAAAGATCTTTtgagaaagaagcagcacagaatcTGTTCTTGATCATTTTGGAAGTTTTTATCTCCCCATGTTTTGTAACTGTCACAGTCACCAGAAAAGACAGTTTTGTTGATAGAAGCGCAGTAATTGTATAGATCTGAAATGGAAGGAAGCATCATGTTTTCCCAATACTATTTCCACATAAATTAGAATTGTGTAGGTGAAAGCAAATTAGAAGCTGGAAAATGTTTAAAACTCTTGTTACATTAATGAACAAATTTCATTGTTCCTTAGAATATTAgtggcataaaaaaaaaatattgttaaaCCTCAGTTGAACAGATTAACAATGACTGAGTCAGTATTTGCGTATGAACAAGTTTGCCTAAATGCACAGCTAAGCCTACACTTTGTATCAACAAAACTGTAATTAAGCTTTTGCAACTTTTTCTGAAAATACAGAAATTGCTTGTGGTAGGTGCTAATATTCCAGCATTAGAATAAGCTAGTTTGATAGCATTAACGTATTGAACAATTCTTTAAATAGCCTCTTTTCCTTTACAATGTCAATTTCATGTATATATTTTTTGAATTATAAAATTTATTGATGAAGTAAGTAGCCCAGACCCCAAGAAAATAAGTCTCAGACTATTAAAAGCAGAATTTATAATAAAATATTAGACTACATCTTTGTAAATAAATGAACCTGTCAGGACTAGAATgaaagctgtgccagctgctgtacATTGTGTCATTCTACTTCACTTAGAGGTAGTGGTTCTAAGTGATGCAGAATTGGTCCTACAACCACACCAGTCAAACCAAGTTCAAAAGCGGTGGGGTTTAGAATATGACATAAGTCGGTATGAAAGCACTGGATCAAGAACAGAGCAAACTGTTAGAAAACTGATAATATTTATCCAATCCACAGTGGCCATCTGATGCAAACAAAGTGCAAACATATTGAAAAAAAGCACTGTTACAATGTTGTAAAATCACTTGGACTGAAAGAAGTCAAAAGGAATGAGATTATTGTTAGTATTAAGACAATTCTCAGTTGTCCACTGTGAGTTATTTTATTGCTTAAAATGTAACACTTTACTGGACTTATATTAATGTTACCTACATATTTATTCTGCGAAGCATAAAATTATCACTTCCAAATGTAGCGCAAAATCTGTGATGCTTACGCAGTGAATCCGTTGATCATATGAGCATATTTCAAAGTGACAAGATCTAACCAGCCACAGCgtctctttctgcctgtagTGACTCCCCACTCATGGCCACGGGACTGTAAAAGATCTCCAATTTCCTAAAAGAAGACAAAGAATGTTGAAGGTATTTCACTGaaaaacagcaggaaaacaaatacaaacaaaTACAGACAAAGAGCAAGAAAAACAGAGTTGTTCAATTCAAAGGATTCtctagggagaaaaaaaccaaaccaataagTTTTATTAGAAGGGGacaaaggcagagaaaaaaGCCCCTTGTGCAGAGGATCTTTGCATTTCAAGTCACTAGCatttctgaaatatttctttagCATGACTATGTCATGTTCCAAGGAGACACTCACTTTCCTCCCTCATCTGACTGGCAAATTCCATTGACAACCCAGCCTGGTATtaattttgtttgcatttgctttcttcatCGGGTCTTTTGGCATCTATTGTTTTTTTGAGGCAAGACTGTAAATCTTGAGACAAGATCAATGCTTATACAATGTCTAGGTCAACATACTCCTTGGTTCTACCACAGTATGAGACTATCAACTGTTCTTTTTGGGCTGGCAGTGTTTATTATGTGTTAcaaatgaaggagaaaaacttTACACTCATGATTTAGAGAAGTAAAGGATATCACCAACTCATTTGAGCCATTAGAGATAGGATTTTACTGACCAAATCCTTAAATTAGATTCAGTTCACTGACTTGGAGACTGATGCACGCATAGCTCATAATCAATACCTTGAGTCTTCTAGTTTGATAAGGAAAATACAATAGACtgtttaaaagaataaaaatctcttcccttctttttattGATCAATTTGTGCATGACTGGCTGACGCACACACCACTTTTAGCCTATAAATCAGGGTGTAGAACACAGGATGTTAAGCACCCAAGTTAAATCTTGTAATTTAAGCTTACCTGTGATGCAATGACAGTTCTGGTCTACAACAAACTCTCATCACTGAAATGCATCCAACAGTATTACATAGGACAATGAAATGTGTTCTCACATTGTTCATTACAACAGATACCATCACCACATGTGtgtttctttcctctgaagACATGACATTTATAATATAATTCTTCTCTCCTTGTGAGTGCAATTATTTGGCATTATTATTATGGTGCATATTCATTGTTGGCATAACCCTACCCTCTTCCACTGACCTTGTTTTATGGAAATGGTATGTATTGTATTTTGTAACATTAAACCTACATTAATCTGCTCAGTGGGGAAGGCTCCAATTCCCACTCGAGTTGTATATGCCTTCACCACACCGTACACATCACCAACGTGCTGGGGAGGAACACCGAGTCCAGTGCACACACCACCTACTGTGCAGTTCGATGAAGTCACGAAAGGATATGTGCCTGTCGGAAAAACAACAGCATGACCCTGTTTCAAGCAGTGATAAGGAACAAAGACTAACTTCCCTCTATGAGCTGAAAGGAGGGTTTTTTCCAATTGTGTGTTTGGCTTTAAAGTGAAACGGcaggcaaagagcagagcaaatTCTTCTTATATGCCCATTTTGCTTTTAAGAGAACTAATTAGGATGTTCTTCcccactgcttcctcctgtAGTGAGTAATATGTACTTAAGACTTCTAAAGATCCAGAGAAACCCCTCAAAATGAAGGGCTTTCCATTCCAATAGCTGACTCATCCTGGCAATTTGTATAAGCATATTAGCGAGCAAGAAGTTCACACAAATAAGAAGATCTCCTGCTTTTTTATACTTCAGGAGGTATCCAGTCTGTGCTCTGTTCCAATGTGTAAGCCTTTCTGCATTCATCCTTAGAAGCTTTCACTGAGGATTGCCCACAAGGGAGAAATTTAAAAGCATCTTCACGGTACTTCCATTAGGTACTTGATCTACTataggatgctgctgctgtgtaaagCTTTTTTCACTGTCCTGGATATCACAGAAAGTACTTCCACTACAGCCACAGACAGCCTGCTGTAAAGGTCACAGTCTGACATTCCCAGTGCTCTACACAAGAGCCTCTTAATACCTGCAGTAATTTTTTCTAATTCTCAAGAGGTTATTCATGATCTGTACACTGCGAGTCTGGATTGGAGGATCTCGCCAGTTCTTCATTTCATGTTCATTGGAGACTGAAACGGTTCAATTACTTTCAATAAGAGAGCAGAGATCAAGTGAGGAAACTAGACTTACAGGTTATCTGCACCAGTTTAAACCTCCTTCTGCCGCAGAGGAATAATTTCAGCAGCACTACAGTGGGTGCCTGGGATGTGTGGCAATGTGCACATACatttaaaagtttaaaaaaaaaaaaaaaaagaccaggaTATCTGGATTGAAATTTCAACTCCACTGTTATAAACttcagttaaaaaataaataaataaaaatcagtatttAAACCCTAAGCACTTAATCCTGTTAATGACAATCTGTCTTACTGCACTTGACTTTTGGGAGATGTGTTCCTATTAAAGACTATTATGTTTCTCTAtttccctgcttccctgctgtTTGCAAAGCTGATATAAACACAAATCAAAATAAAAGACATCAATTAGGATGTAACTTACCAAAGTCAATATCAAGTAATGCTGCATTGGCTCCTTCAACAAGGATCTTCTTTGGGGAGCCATGAAGTGCTTCATACATAAAATACACACCGTCTCGAACCATGGGTCTTATTTTTTCAGCATATCCCTGAAAATTTGAGTAGAAACATCAGTGTCGTCAGACAacagctggaagcagagaaCACTTCTTTTGAAACAAATGTCTAGAAAACCCTAACAGACCACCTTCAGTAACTCTCTTACTGGAAAAACACAACCATTACCTTATATATTCTGctgaaaacaattctatgaaccACTTGCATAAGAAAATATGACCTGTTACGGCACTAGAGTGTGAATTATTTCTATTCACAGAGATGTTGTATGCTACCTCATTTTTTTGGATACAGTCTCTATATAAACATGCCTATAGTTTATGCATACTGAGAATGAGACTTAGAGACAATGCAAGCTccaaaagaattaaaataaaatcaaatcactACTCatgaatatgaaaaaaaaaatatctttaaagGCAGGGAGCCAGCTCTGAGTAAGTACCAGACAAAACgacaaaaaaagacaaaaaagaagcTGTTTTACCAGTGACTCTTCTGAGCTTGTTTGCAAGCCAGCATTTTCCTTGCAATACCAAAATCTTGAAACAGCTTCCACAAATGGCTCTTCAATAAGTATGGAAGTCTCTCAGACCAGGCCACTTATGGCTGGAGGCTGTTAACTGAAAGTGTTTCCCTGCATTCTCTTGGCTGCTTTAATGCAACAGCTATTTTATGTCAAAAGAATAAAATACTATAGGAAAACTAAATCAGCCTCAAAATTTATTTTCATGTCTGCAATAAGAGaggtggtttggtgtttgggttttttaacaaAGCTCAGCTACTGCTTATTAAAATGTTTTATAATAATGAAGATATCAATTAGTTTAGTAAGTAGTACTGGCACACTCAATTTTTATCTTTTAATTAGCATTACCGTTTTCTTCTACACTttctctgaaagaaaaacaatgtaACAAGTGTTAAATCCTTACCTTCAACTTTTTGAGTTGCCCTTCTGTGTCTATTTCCAGTGTGGGAAACATTGACTTGTATTGTTGTGCCAGATTTTTGAATCTGTAAAATATTGAAATCACATCTATGAAGAACATGATTACTGTTCACAGTAACTTCAGCAATAATTCAGTTTATAATATACACAGTATATACTGAGAGCTATAGGGAGAAAATCTCCAGAACTTCTATACCTCAACCAGTGCATTGCCCAAGGTacaaaattacattttaaattacAAGAAACTCTGACGTATAGGAAATACACACATTCATTGCACTTTCATTCTCCTTCTAAACAACTTACATACAAAATTCAAGCATACTTTAAAACCTCTCCTTAAAAGCAAATCTGTCAGGTAAAATGTATCACTCTTAACGTTTAGGAATTAAAATAGCTGTACCTTGAAGAAAATTCATCAAAGTCAGAAAGGAGGTCACAAATACGAAGACCTGTTCGTGCAGCTTTGGAAGAGTATGTTGGTCCAATCCCCTTCTTCGTTGTGCCAAtactaataaaaaaataatcccccATATGAAAATACATACTTCATACTACATGATTTTGTTAAAGCACTTCAACATACCATATACTGGGCAAGAGGTCTGAAACAAAAAAGTTACTGAAGCTCTATTATAATAAATATATAGCAACTTCCATGCTTGTGCATATTCATACATATTGTAAATCCTCATGGTATGCAGTAAATAATTAAATCTCGAGTCTGGCTGACAAAAGCTTTGTTGAAACTATGTGTGTATACACATATACTGTACACTAATAATATTTACTACACTGCCCTGTGGTACCATTGTTACCATTGAAACCAACATCATTTTCACAGTTGCAGCACTGCCTATAGTTGTAAACAACCACCAGTTCTGTGACTGATCAAACTGGTTTCCTGTGGCATTATTCATACCACCTCTATCCCTATGAACTGTTACAGCTTTTACCTTGGCAAGGGTAATAATGAAATTCTTTCCTTACCTCTATGTGCCTAGTTACATATGCATTTTAGAAATACAGTAATTTTGGATTTCTATTTGTATGTTGGTTGAAATAGTCCAATGGGATCACAAACTAGTAGActaagagagaaaaatacaaTGTGTTCACCTAAAACTTTCAGAAATCAGAGTAATGAATTATGAATAGTTACATACTGTGCTTCAGTTAAGATTAAAATGGAAACTAGTATCACCATGAAGCGTAAGTGAATACACAATAAAGGATTATGAGTGTGGAGCCTAATCATGCTAACACTTGAGACCTGATTCAAAAGAGCATCACTATTCTGATATCAAACTGTATTGGAAGCATCATTTTAATGGAAATGGGTTTTGCAGATTTGGTAGGAATTTTaaaatgtctctgctgcagAGAACTAGAAAATGGAATTATGTAAGAACTTATACCCCATCTTTTCAGTAATACCTCAGGGTTTTTTCACTAACACAAGCAGGAGCAGAATAGTTTCAGAATTTATAACATCAGCAAGGCTCTTTACAGATACACTGCTTTCCCCTCTCACCCCCTCAAGCTTACTTCAATTTCTCAAATTTTCTTAAATATTAATGAAAAGAAGGTACTGAAAagatttacttttttccttcttgtgctTGACGTTGCACTTCCTGGAGCCCATCTACTGCCTGATGAAAGTCAAACACTGCAATGAAAAACACATGGATGTAGTGGAAGACCAAAGGAGAAAAGCATTCTTACATCTGTAATTGCCTGACAAGGTGCCTTTGTTATCACTGACAGTGCACAGGCCTCCCCTTGGGAAAATAATGGGTATTCCCTAAACACTGTGAAAACACGTAAAACATCACTTTTTAGCAGATACAAATTCCCTTATTATGCTTCAGATACACAACATAAAGAAGCTGTATTAAATTAAATACAGAACTGCTCTGTGGAACAATGATATAGTTGAATACCAGGAGCTAAGCAATCATTGTGAGGTCTTTCCCCCCTTCAATCATCACGTACCTATATGTGCTCTGTCTGATATAatcagtcttttctcccaatCTTTTAAACCTGTcagaaaatacagagaaaagCATGTTTTCAGCTGCACTGGCCAAACTCTGAGATCTGCTTTTAGTTTTCCtatctttcttttaatttatgTAGTTTCTTATTAAGAAAACTGTggacaaaatgaaaaaaaaaaaaaaaaagaaacagtttttctttaactttttcatttttttccatgtcAGTATGGACAGACACACTTCACAGCAGCAGAATGTTGTGGCTTACATGCAATTCTTAATTTAAGGAAAGATAAATCACTTAAACACCAGTTGTGCCTTGGAAAATAGAGAACTTAGAGAGAATCATAAACCAACCTTAAAAGGTCGTCTGGTTCAAAGCCTTGCTCAAAGCACAACCAACAAGGTTTATTACTTGGGCACAGAAACAGGAACACAAACTCTGGGTTAAACCATCTCAGTTTGAGTCAGCAGAAGCTTTAACATGCTCTTAAGGATTATACTTTTTCTAATGTGGTATCAAATGCCATAAAACTCCCTGAAAACCCATGAAAAGGTTGCTTTTGAAAATGTCTGAAGACCACAGCACAATCCAGCATTTTAAATACTGGTTTTCTCATTGTTTAAAATCCAGAATGTTATTGCACTGACTATTTAGGATCAAAAACAAAGGCTCAAAAACACCCTCAATGTGGCTGCTGATAAAAAGAAAAGTTAGAAATTGCTTGATACAAACCttccttttcattcttttcagcttcttcaaACAGGCCTGGTAAATGTACAACCACTCCATTACCTTtgggaaaataaaattatttgttttaaagcaaGAAATAAAATAGCCAGTATGTATGTAACCACTTGGTGTCtcaaattttatttaaaaaataaggcTATGTTTCTTGCACTTCCAACAAAGTGATCTTGAGAACCTTTTGATAAATTCTCATTTGGGGTAAGCAGCTACaagcctgcaaaaaaaaaaataaaatcagaaaaaaCAGAGCTTGCTTGTCTTAGATGTGAATGCTGGGCCTGCTCAGCTGAGGTAAGCTGATTCTCGCCTGTGTGGTGGTGGACTTTGCACCATAACTTCAGCTGCAATTGGTCACGGGTAAATGCTTAAAGAAGTTCGTGTCCTTAAAACACTGACAAGCCTGCGTGACAATATTTGAATTTTCTTCAatatttgcttgtttgttccTTGGGAATAGTAGAAATACATTTAAGAGTACACCCCAGACTAAATTTAGGATAACTTAATTTATAGTATTTACTAGCAAAGGATTACATTGGAAAGCAATGCCCCATATTTAGCAGCAAAATGTTTCATACATCTCAATCATCCATTGGAATACAGTTGAAACTTCATGATTCACTAGAACTTACACTCATTTCTTGCACATGCTATATAAATTGTTTCCTGTCAGAAAGAATCATGATTTTGCACAAGTAAAAGGCTTGAATTTACCCATCACTTCCAAGATTAATGTCAAGTAAGCAATGCAAACTTTATGATGTCACCTTCATCAACTATCTTTACATCACCTTAGACAGCTGTCAATGTGAAGGTTATCACTGGATGATAGCTTTCCAAGCAGAGCCCCGTATCTTGGAACCTCTTTCTGAAAGCTAGTAAAGAGATGCGAGACTAAATTCTATTATTTATTTAGCTGAAGTGCTAGGTTGTGTCCTCAAAGTAGCATATATATTTCTGAAAGTATAAAAGGAGTGTGCAAGTAGAGGGTGGGATTCAAACTTTTACTAGGAAGTGCAAGAAAGAGCAGTAAGATAGAAAGAGAAGGTTCCTATTTTCAATTTTCTAGTAGCAGAAACTAAACTGACAATAAAGCAAATCTGACTGCCAGTCACCGATATGTTTTTCTTCACTTGCTACTACAAAATATGGCTGCAGCTACCCACCACTGTAATGTTATTTTATTAAGTTCCAAAACTGTCTTACCAATAAAAGAAATTGCCTTTGGATTGATGATGCCACTAGGAAATAGGTGAAAATCATATTCTTTCCCATCAACAACGACAGTGTGGCCTGCGTTATTCCCACCCTGCAACAGAAAGAAACACATGAAGATTGATGATCTTATTTGAACACTTGAAACTTTCAGCAGAGGATTTGCTAAGAGCACTTTTTTTATTTATGCATTAAAGTTTTAGGTAATTGCTCTCTTCCACCTTACAGTTTGAGATGCTGTAGAATTGTAAAAACAGCCCTGACAATTAGGGTGCTGAAGGGTATCATCAGGACGGTGTAGAATTATGAAGCAGAATGATGTCACTGAGTCAGGGGAGGATCACGACTTTGTGGAATTGATACATGGTCTGAATGATGTAGAAGTGTCTGGAATGAGAGTGTCTCCTaggaggagctgggactgtCACTGGCAATTTGCAAATAATGAAGAGTACTGGTTGAATCAGTGGAGCTGGTATATGAAAACTCTGAGAAAGGATAGCCACTGATAAAAATCAGTAACATAAGACATGCTCTTCCAGAGTTTCCTTTCTTACTCTTCCTTACTTACTCTTCATTTACTCATTTGCCCATCTGTTTGCATTTAATATACAGGGAAATGGAAACTGACATTCCTTTTAAAAACATGATACACAACattaggaaaataaaagctactggttattaaaaaaaaaatcaagttttTTTTAAGGAGGGGGATGGAGGAAAACATAAGAATTATGTCTTTAAATGTAACATGACTAATTCTCATGTTTTGGAAGACGTGACCTCAGTAATGAAGTTTAAAAAGATAACCCACTGAGGGAAAGCTCAGGAGAAGCTGTAATGGAAAACTGGTACACACAAATTTCACTTGATTCAGCAAACTGATGGGTAGCTGCTCATACTTGGGCTGAGGGCTACTGAGTGCCTTGTTAATGGAGAGTTATAACTTGCCTGGAGAATCCCAAAGAAAGCAGAACCATCTTGGGTATTTAGCTTGCCTCCCAGATTTAAGAAGCCAGTTGTAGCAACCTGAATCTAGTTGAAGTTACTGAACTACCTAGCAGAGGTCTGAGACTGGATGGATAGAACTGGTTGAACCACTAGTTGTTACAGTGATATCACTCTTGAGAAAGAAGCTAGTAACTTCTGAGACAATCAACTTTCCATTTCCACTTGCCTACAGGCAAGAACACAATGGAAACTAAGAATTAACTCAGTAATTTAACATTGACTTAATCTCTACTACAAACAACAGCTTTCACATTTCCTGACAAAATGGGGAACCAGGCTCCTTCAAAAGTATTTATTGTAACTAATACTGTAGTTATGATCTGCTCTTCTTAATCAACATGAACTAATTAAACCACAATCTGAGATAATGGCACTACTAAATTACAATCAAAAATGGTTTCTTGCACCCTAAAATCTTAGGAGGTGGGATACAGCAGTACCAGAATATTTATGAAATATGATTTATGCTTTTGGAAACCCAAATGCTGTCTCTTTCTTTAGCAAATGCTTAAAAAGAAACACTAATCAATTAGCTGTGAAAGCTGGCATAAAAAAATGCTGATGCACAGAAACAtaggataaaaaaaaatcactgaatcCACTCTTGATGGTAATATAGTTCAAGAATTCAGTGACACACCTTAAAAGAGAGCATTTCTCAATTTAAAGGTAGCACTGACAACTCTGGAACTGGTTTTGTGCACTGCTCACGTTGGGTCTGCGTTTCCTAAAGAAGTGTCTTCCAAGTATATTTTTACAGCTCAATTATTTCAATTTTTACAAGTAAGAATTGCCCAATAGACATGGCCAAGTTTGCAAAACACATCACTGGTCTGATGAGATACTTTGTTTACTGTCTGGTCATCTCAGTAATTTCTCATGTACAGTTTCACAGATGAGCTAGCAGCACATTGGTAGCCTAATCAGATATTAAAGATAtctgtttcttttctaattTTGAATTCTGAAAGGATCTGTATGAGCCATTTCTTTGGCT
Proteins encoded in this region:
- the ADSS1 gene encoding adenylosuccinate synthetase isozyme 1, yielding MSGTRASNDRSSHPGGGLKRARSEPGGNKVTVVLGAQWGDEGKGKVVDLLATESDIVCRCQGGNNAGHTVVVDGKEYDFHLFPSGIINPKAISFIGNGVVVHLPGLFEEAEKNEKEGLKDWEKRLIISDRAHIVFDFHQAVDGLQEVQRQAQEGKNIGTTKKGIGPTYSSKAARTGLRICDLLSDFDEFSSRFKNLAQQYKSMFPTLEIDTEGQLKKLKGYAEKIRPMVRDGVYFMYEALHGSPKKILVEGANAALLDIDFGTYPFVTSSNCTVGGVCTGLGVPPQHVGDVYGVVKAYTTRVGIGAFPTEQINEIGDLLQSRGHEWGVTTGRKRRCGWLDLVTLKYAHMINGFTALALTKLDILDVLDEIKIGVAYKLGGKRIPYFPANQEILQKVEVEYETMPGWKSDTTGARKWEDLPPKAQNYIRCVENHVGVPVKWVGVGKSRESMIQLF